The sequence below is a genomic window from Thalassoroseus pseudoceratinae.
CGAACATCATGACGAGGCGAATCATGTACCAGAACAGTGTCGCGATGGAGGCGAACAACTCCAGGGATGCGGCCACGTACATGTGCGTCGGGAAGTGATGCAAGATGTTCGAGGTGTCGTAAAGAATCCAACCACTGAACAGCACAACCATCGCCACGATGAACCACAAACCCAGGGAAATTGGGGTGAAGAAGCTTGCGACGATGAGTCCGAGAGCAGCCATCGTGATGACGCTGAGGATGCCTCGCATGAATGAGAAGTCGGTTTTCGTCAGCAGCACGAAGGCGGTCAGCCCACCGAAGATCAGCAAGGTGAGAAATGCGGCGGTAGGAATCACATGAGGGCTACCACCGACGGCGGCAAACCGAGGATCGCTTCCCGAGGCAATATGTAACAGCGGGGCAAAGAAGAGTGCCTCTGCAAACACATACACACCAAGCCCGACATACTGCGTTTGTTGGGACACTTCACTGTAGGCCCATTTGTGGCAGATCCAGCTGACGGCAATAAATCCCAGCAGGATCAGGCCGTTGGTAGCCACAAACATGCCGAACAATGCGTCGCGGAGGGGAGCGATATTCAAAATTACCGCTTCCAAGGCAATGAAGGCGACGATCGCACCGAAGACGTGAACGTACACCTTCCGCAGGAACGCCAGCCGATGTTCAAGCGACAAATCCGCGGCAAAGGCATTCTGGCCGTCGAACCGATCTGACTCGGCGTACTCTTGTGCGTAACCCATCTGCATGGTCCCTAACAAAATTGGTGACGAGAGAAACTTTTTTCATTCTCGCAAGTTCAAGTGTGAATATCCACAGTGATTTTTAGTTTTTTCGGTCTGAAAATTCGATCAGTCAACAACACTTGAGTTAACTTCTTCGCCAACTTCCAAAGTCGAGGTCAACGAGCCTGATTCTGCGGTTGAGTTTGGTGATATCGCTGCCCCATAAAACTCTGATGGAATCACAATCCCTACAACCGATCCCAGATGGTATTCGGTGAAGATCGGTTGCAACCCGATCCGATTTGCCGAAAGCCGGTGATATTTTCGCTTGCTTCAGACAAGCGTCCGGCGTGGGTATTCAATCGGTTGAAAGGGATTCCATGACCGACGCTTTTCGGCTCCGAACCGTTCGCGGTCAATACGTGTTCTTGGTCTACCTGGGAGTCGCTTGCATCGGCGTGGGAGGTGTGCCCGACGTGAAGGCACAGAACCCGTTCGGCTCTCGTTTCGGCAACACCAAAAAAACGAGCACGAGTGGGTTGCAGGGGCTTCATCGCCGCGGCGTCCCCCTCGGATTGCAACAGGCAGACTTCGATGGTCTGGAAAACCGTTGGCAACCGCTCGCCAATCCGATCGTCAAAGATATCGTGGCGTTCTTCAACGAGAAGCCCGACAGCATCGCGGCACAACGCAAAGCCCTCGAAACTTTGCTCCAGCACGCGAAACAACTTCGGCAGGCGTCTCGAGAGGAAACGGATCCCAGCCAACAAGCGTTGCTGCTCTCGCTCTCGGGACAGCTCAAACGAAAAGCCGA
It includes:
- a CDS encoding Bax inhibitor-1/YccA family protein, with amino-acid sequence MGYAQEYAESDRFDGQNAFAADLSLEHRLAFLRKVYVHVFGAIVAFIALEAVILNIAPLRDALFGMFVATNGLILLGFIAVSWICHKWAYSEVSQQTQYVGLGVYVFAEALFFAPLLHIASGSDPRFAAVGGSPHVIPTAAFLTLLIFGGLTAFVLLTKTDFSFMRGILSVITMAALGLIVASFFTPISLGLWFIVAMVVLFSGWILYDTSNILHHFPTHMYVAASLELFASIATLFWYMIRLVMMFAGDD